In Procambarus clarkii isolate CNS0578487 chromosome 58, FALCON_Pclarkii_2.0, whole genome shotgun sequence, one genomic interval encodes:
- the LOC123748615 gene encoding uncharacterized protein: protein MSHDAETSSAASLMMLRQRGTPPLSTTGPAAVVHLTCGSCLYFLLCQGWHSLLPPVSRVAQCTSSCVKGGTVYFLLCQGWHSVLPPVSRVAQCTSSCVKGGTVYFLLCQGWHSILPPVSRVAQCTSSCVKGGTVYFLLCQGWHSLLPPVSRVAQCTSSCVKGGTVYFLLCQGWHSVLPPVSRVAQSTSSCVKGCTVYFLLCQGWHSLLPPVSRVAQCTSSCVKGGTVYFLLCQGWHSVLPPVSRVAQSTSSCVKGGTVFFLLCQGWHSVLPPVSRVGTVYFPL from the coding sequence ATGAGCCACGACGCTGAGACCAGCAGTGCAGCATCCCTCATGATGCTGAGGCAGCGTGGGACGCCCCCACTCAGCACCACTGGTCCTGCTGCCGTGGTGCACCTCACCTGCGGCAGCTGCCTCTACTTCCTCCTGTGTCAAGGGTGGCACAGTCTACTTCCTCCTGTGTCAAGGGTGGCACAGTGTACTTCCTCCTGTGTCAAGGGTGGCACAGTGTACTTCCTCCTGTGTCAAGGGTGGCACAGTGTACTTCCTCCTGTGTCAAGGGTGGCACAGTGTACTTCCTCCTGTGTCAAGGGTGGCACAGTGTACTTCCTCCTGTGTCAAGGGTGGCACAGTATACTTCCTCCTGTGTCAAGGGTGGCACAGTGTACTTCCTCCTGTGTCAAGGGTGGCACAGTGTACTTCCTCCTGTGTCAAGGGTGGCACAGTCTACTTCCTCCTGTGTCAAGGGTGGCACAGTGTACTTCCTCCTGTGTCAAGGGTGGCACAGTATACTTCCTCCTGTGTCAAGGGTGGCACAGTGTACTTCCTCCTGTGTCAAGGGTGGCACAGTCTACTTCCTCCTGTGTCAAGGGTTGCACAGTGTACTTCCTCCTGTGTCAAGGGTGGCACAGTCTACTTCCTCCTGTGTCAAGGGTGGCACAGTGTACTTCCTCCTGTGTCAAGGGTGGCACAGTCTACTTCCTCCTGTGTCAAGGGTGGCACAGTGTACTTCCTCCTGTGTCAAGGGTGGCACAGTCTACTTCCTCCTGTGTCAAGGGTGGCACAGTGTTCTTCCTCCTGTGTCAAGGGTGGCACAGTGTTCTTCCTCCTGTGTCAAGGGTAGGCACAGTGTACTTCCCCCTATGA